Proteins encoded within one genomic window of Rhododendron vialii isolate Sample 1 chromosome 1a, ASM3025357v1:
- the LOC131335117 gene encoding uncharacterized protein LOC131335117, with amino-acid sequence MGKLIYFILDKAITKVLSKSQGVARESYWVNVGKPQQYHIIGSKFHRLARRATTDRRTIKSSITFVDTSDCYNPDTNEVLLALIFPTASSTTMYSSKPKYSQTGKSKSTHALFSSSIDRR; translated from the exons ATGGGCAAATTaatctatttcattttggacaAAGCAATCACTAAGGTGCTTTCCAAGAGCCAAGGGGTTGCAAGGGAGTCATATTGGGTGAATGTAGGAAAGCCACAACAATATCATATTATCGGTTCTAAG TTCCACCGACTAGCGCGACGAGCCACCACCGACCGGCGCACGATCAAGAGCAGCATCACCTTCGTCGACACCTCCGATTGCTACAATCCAGACACCAATGAAGTACTCCTCG CTCTTATTTTTCCGACTGCCTCATCTACCACCATGTATTCAAGTAAGCCAAAATATTCCCAAACCGGAAAGAGCAAATCCACCCACGCATTATTTTCGAGTTCAATTGATCGAAGGTAA
- the LOC131317520 gene encoding osmotin-like protein gives MSSSSSLLSLSCFSLLLTLIFTNTNGARPDFIMTVVNNCPYPIWPAIQPNTGFPVLERGGFHLDKLSHRSFPGPAQHWAGRVWARTGCTASAPGHLSCATGDCGGRLECAGAGGAAPASLAEFSLHHGHKDQSSYTVSLVDGFNIPMTITPHEGQGNCPVVGCRADLLATCPQTLQLRSPAGHGPVVACKSGCEAFRTDELCCRNQYNSPQTCKPSTYSEYFKKACPATVTYGHDSPSLTHECSSPRELKVIFCH, from the coding sequence atgtcctcttcttcatctcttctctctctctcctgcttctctctcctccttacCCTGATCTTCACCAACACCAATGGAGCCCGCCCGGACTTCATCATGACCGTAGTCAACAACTGCCCCTACCCAATCTGGCCCGCCATCCAGCCCAACACCGGCTTCCCTGTCCTTGAACGGGGCGGCTTCCACCTCGACAAGCTCTCCCACCGCTCCTTCCCGGGCCCCGCCCAGCACTGGGCCGGCCGGGTCTGGGCCCGCACCGGCTGCACCGCCTCCGCCCCCGGCCACCTCTCCTGCGCCACCGGCGACTGCGGCGGCCGCCTCGAGTGCGCCGGGGCCGGCGGCGCCGCCCCCGCCTCCCTCGCCGAGTTCAGCCTCCACCACGGCCACAAGGACCAGTCCTCCTACACAGTCAGCCTGGTTGACGGGTTCAACATCCCCATGACCATTACGCCCCACGAGGGGCAGGGCAACTGTCCCGTCGTGGGGTGCCGAGCGGACTTGCTCGCCACGTGTCCCCAGACGCTGCAGCTGCGGTCACCCGCGGGACACGGGCCCGTGGTGGCGTGCAAGAGCGGGTGCGAGGCGTTCAGGACCGACGAGCTGTGCTGCAGGAACCAGTACAACAGTCCGCAGACGTGCAAGCCGTCGACTTATTCGGAGTACTTCAAGAAGGCGTGCCCGGCGACGGTGACGTACGGGCACGATAGCCCGTCGTTGACGCACGAGTGCTCGTCGCCGAGGGAGCTTAAGGTCATTTTCTGTCACTAG
- the LOC131317528 gene encoding CLAVATA3/ESR (CLE)-related protein 46 — protein sequence MLELLFNIKSPPSQSHFIIEPSSSPPMRREKALARFLLLWLLLAAFQHHNITIPKVQATESADFKLRPAKSDSRTTKGYISTTGVEGKKIHKRPSGPNPVGNHRPPSRA from the exons ATGTTGGAACTTCTCTTTAACATCAAGTCCCCACCCTCTCAGTCCCATTTTATCATTGAACCAAGCTCAAGCCCCCCGATGAGGAGAGAAAAAGCTCTAGCTCGTTTTCTCTTACTATGGCTTCTACTTGCAGCATTTCAACACCATAACATTACCATTCCCAAGGTTCAAGCTACAGAATCAG CTGATTTCAAGCTCAGACCTGCAAAATCCGACTCAAGGACGACTAAAGGATACATTTCCACCACTGGG GTTGAAGGGAAGAAGATTCATAAAAGACCATCTGGACCGAACCCGGTTGGAAATCACCGTCCCCCATCAAGGGCATGA
- the LOC131317538 gene encoding inner membrane protein PPF-1, chloroplastic yields the protein MAKTLISSPPFITTTPHPSLSRHGLLHPLPRRTTRLLSTRVNLSFHDLPPIPSFDSSADFSAIVSRAEGLLYTLADAAVAVDPAASTDPAAVQKNGGWFSFIADGMEVVLKVLKDGLTAVHVPYAYGFAIILLTVIVKLVTFPLTKQQVESSLAMQNLQPKIKAIQERYKGNQERIQLETSRLYRQAGVNPLAGCFPTLATIPVWIGLYQALSNVANEGLLTEGFFWIPSLGGPTTIAARQSGSGISWLFPFVDGHPPLGWHDTAAYLVLPVLLVASQFVSMEIMKPPQSDDPAQKNTLLVFKFLPLMIGYFSLSVPSGLSIYWFTNNVLSTAQQVWLKQLGGAKPVVSKNASGIISAGRAKRSGSQPAPTGDRFRQLKEEEKKKKLNEVLPAEQVEVLASTSESEDGSDEVTNATKEEALDEVYASNGSKPLPDYSKPKRSKRSKRKRAV from the exons ATGGCGAAAACACTAATCTCATCCCCTCCCTTCATCACCACCACGCCCCACCCTTCCCTCTCCCGCCATGGCCTCCTCCACCCTCTCCCTCGACGCACCACCAGGCTCCTCTCTACCAGAGTCAACCTCAGCTTCCACGACCTTCCCCCTATCCCCTCCTTCGACTCTTCTGCCGATTTCAGCGCAATCGTAAGCCGCGCGGAGGGCCTCCTCTACACGCTCGCCGATGCCGCCGTCGCCGTCGATCCGGCCGCCTCCACTGACCCCGCCGCCGTCCAGAAGAACGGCGGGTGGTTCTCCTTTATCGCCGATGGCATGGAGGTTGTTTTGAAG GTGCTGAAGGATGGTCTCACGGCAGTGCATGTCCCTTACGCTTATGGATTTGCCATTATTTTGCTCACTGTTATTGTTAAACTCGTAACATTTCCACTGACAAAGCAACAG GTTGAATCATCACTTGCTATGCAAAACCTTCAACCAAAGATCAAAGCAATCCAAGAAAGATACAAAGGAAATCAG GAAAGAATACAACTTGAGACATCACGGCTCTATAGGCAGGCAGGGGTAAATCCTTTGGCAG GGTGTTTCCCAACTTTGGCTACAATACCAGTCTGGATAGGTTTATATCAAGCTCTATCAAATGTTGCAAATGAG GGACTACTCACAGAAGGCTTCTTCTGGATCCCCTCTTTGGGAGGCCCAACTACTATAGCTGCTCGACAAAGTGGTTCTGGAATTTCTTGGCTTTTTCCATTTGTG GATGGCCATCCACCCCTGGGTTGGCATGACACTGCAGCGTACCTTGTTTTACCTGTCCTTCTTGTTGCTTCTCAGTTTGTTTCAATGGAGATCATGAAGCCACCCCAG AGTGATGATCCAGCTCAGAAGAACACTCTTCTTGTTTTCAAGTTTCTGCCTCTTATGATTGGTTACTTTTCCTTGTCTGTTCCGTCTGGATTATCAATTTACTG GTTCACAAATAATGTCCTTAGCACTGCACAACAAGTATGGTTAAAGCAACTAGGCGGTGCAAAGCCTGTTGTAAGCAAGAATGCAAGTGGCATCATCAGTGCAGGACGTGCGAAACGATCAGGCTCTCAGCCAGCGCCAACTGGTGATAG GTTTAGGCAGTTaaaggaagaagagaagaagaaaaagttgaatgagGTGCTGCCTGCAGAGCAGGTTGAGGTTCTGGCTTCTACATCTGAGTCTGAAGATGGATCAGATGAAGTGACTAATGCCACG AAGGAGGAGGCTTTGGATGAGGTATATGCTTCCAATGGAAGCAAACCACTTCCAGATTATTCTAAGCCAAAGAGGAGTAAGCGGTCGAAGCGGAAGCGTGCGGTATGA
- the LOC131335594 gene encoding WUSCHEL-related homeobox 2, protein MEGHHGASNSGGGIPASPRWNPTKEQITMLENWYKQGIRTPTAEQIQQITARLQAYGHIEGKNVFYWFQNHKARQRQKQKQESLAFFSRCFHKPGSLQPVFSPSPNGWVVCSPYYPAESELGFYSQYPKMIQPGLIKKRPKPDTVLEKIQTSQVLINDDDSNCCKQETLSLFPLEPTGVLQTRSFSSSSSSSLASTSAVISTAAPSSSSAINGDHQPYFDFFSGSGCCESD, encoded by the exons aTGGAGGGTCATCACGGGGCGTCGAATTCCGGCGGGGGAATCCCGGCGAGTCCGAGGTGGAACCCGACCAAGGAACAGATAACCATGCTCGAGAACTGGTACAAGCAAGGGATAAGGACGCCTACCGCGGAGCAAATACAGCAGATCACTGCCAGGCTGCAGGCGTACGGGCACATTGAAGGGAAGAACGTGTTTTACTGGTTTCAGAATCACAAGGCGAGGCAGAGGCAGAAACAGAAGCAAGAGAGTTTGGCCTTCTTCAGTCGGTGTTTCCACAAGCCTGGTTCTCTGCAGCCTGTTTTCTCTCCTTCCCCCAACGGTTGG GTTGTCTGCAGCCCATATTACCCTGCAGAAAGCGAATTAGGGTTCTATTCCCAGTACCCAAAGATGATTCAACCAGGCCTCATCAAGAAGAGACCAAAACCAGATACGGTACTGGAGAAGATACAAACTTCACAAGTACTGATCAACGATGATGACAGCAACTGTTGTAAGCAAGAAACACTGTCTTTGTTTCCACTGGAGCCCACTGGCGTTTTACAAACGAggagcttttcttcttcttcttcttcctctcttgcTTCAACCTCTGCCGTGATTTCCACTGCTGCTCCCTCGAGCTCCTCTGCCATTAATGGTGATCATCAACCGTACTTTGATTTTTTCTCTGGGAGTGGGTGTTGTGAgagtgattga